A DNA window from Paralichthys olivaceus isolate ysfri-2021 chromosome 11, ASM2471397v2, whole genome shotgun sequence contains the following coding sequences:
- the ttc12 gene encoding LOW QUALITY PROTEIN: tetratricopeptide repeat protein 12 (The sequence of the model RefSeq protein was modified relative to this genomic sequence to represent the inferred CDS: inserted 6 bases in 3 codons; deleted 1 base in 1 codon; substituted 3 bases at 3 genomic stop codons): MYFFNSQRNKTKREKVEDVERFLKNVDKISELVKDLKSPDAKVQQKALEEADCYIAALDESCRTXVNMTKINRIPPLQPSFGLQNKSPDDFMRITERDAEDRRVKQIATEKKVTALKHKGNKAFESAVKYNTDGLTELQDMXQLYTNRAQAYIKLGKYTEAISDSEWALKCNERCIKAYVHMGRAYLELQNYNESRNCFDKIVEIELEMEKMVKEYLTQVDLEKKRATQKMNAKFDKGEGKGTTVPQLLENLSRPDQLPLFCCRGLEILLRAVTDCTGQTLFRPNNSFSIISSNDLVRSCLLQKTMDADIQDSCVSVLKLWRALCCGNDENQKMLMMCPVTNQATVHLLTLEHVAVQKECLALXLYSHMPHGRSLAIDSLKMHMLVRNLMVCTLKPKQQFHIQLRNALTESVIVPFTSILRSINKSNSHILRSLMXLARDSIIHPKLACDPACWDAFPVAIRQCSAYKYKQILYRMLGLIINLSTTTTLVIKEHAGSXCDCCXGLLSDSDRGVITVLLVGWLAGSIQIYSNSLRSTGLPQSSEAVQLVIQRGVVRTMLFLCLLTQGAGQAATKYAIKTLTVCTAGSHLAREELVKSDKKLSILRHLLGSSCDELVLGNAALCLANCLELEGTASNLLGTDIVLLLLLPHAAGDAKKTVVQLNAAAIAQVPSQPHYAHHTCC; the protein is encoded by the exons TCTCAGAGGAACAAAACCAAGAGGGAGAAAGTTGAGGACGTCGAGAGGTTTTTGAAGAATGTTGACAAAATAA GTGAGCTGGTGAAGGATCTTAAGTCTCCTGATGCTAAAGTGCAGCAAAAGGCGCTGGAGGAAGCTGATTGCTACATCGCTGCCTTGGATGAATCCTGCCGGACCTAAGTCAACATGACTAAAATCAACAGAATCCCACCACTCCAGCCTTCCTTT GGTCTGCAGAATAAAAGCCCAGATGA TTTCATGAGGATCACGGAAAGAGATGCTGAAGACAGGAGAGTGAAGCAAATTGCTACAGAGAAAAAGGTAACTG CACTCAAACACAAGGGGAATAAAGCCTTTGAAAGTGCTGTGAAGTATAACACTGATGGTCTGACTGAGCTACAGGACATGTAGCAGCTGTACACCAACCGAGCACA GGCCTACATCAAGCTGGGAAAGTACACGGAGGCCATCAGTGACAGTGAATGGGCTCTGAAG TGTAATGAGAGGTGCATTAAGGCTTATGTGCACATGGGCAGAGCATATCTGGAACTGCAGAATTATAATGAG tcAAGAAACTGCTTTGATAAGATAGTGGAAATTGAACTTGAAATGGAGAAGATGGTAAAA GAATACCTGACCCAGGTAGATTTGGAAAAGAAGAGAGCGACtcagaaaatgaatgcaaaGTTTGACAAGGGTGAGGGGAAGGGGACAACCGTACCCCAGCTGCTGGAGAATCTGTCAAGGCCCGACCAG CTCCCCCTCTTCTGCTGCAGAGGATTGGAGATTCTATTGCGAGCAGTTACTGACT GTACCGGCCAGACCCTTTTCAGACCGAACAATAGCTTTAGTATCATCAGCAGCAATGACTTAGTGAGGAG TTGCCTGTTGCAGAAAACAATGGATGCAGACATTCAAGactcctgtgtgtctgttctgaaATTGTGGAGGGCTCTTTGTTGTGGTAATG ATGAAAACCAGaagatgttgatgatgtgcCCAGTCACTAACCAGGCCACTGTTCACTTGTTAACATTAGAGCATGTTGCAGTACAGAAAGAATGTCTGGCATT TTTGTACTCACACATGCCACATGGCAGAAGTTTGGCTATCGACAGCCTGAAAATGCACAT GTTAGTGAGGAACCTCATGGTGTGCACCTTAAAGccgaagcagca ATTTCACATTCAGTTAAGGAATGCTTTGACTGAGTCTGTCATTGTGCCATTTACATCAATACTG AGAAGTATCAACAAGTCCAATAGTCATATCCTTCGATCACTGAT TCTGGCTCGAGACAGCATCATCCATCCCAAACTTGCTTGTGATCCTGCGTGTTGGGACGCCTTTCCAGTTGCCATT AGGCAGTGCAGtgcatataaatacaaacagatcCTTTACCGCATGCTTGGATTGATCATCAACCTCTCAACTACAACTACTCTGGTCATAAAG GAGCATGCTGGTTC GTGTGACTGCTGTTAAGGCCTGCTGAGCGACAGTGACAGGGGAGTCATAACT GTCTTACTTGTTGGCTGGCTGGcag GGTCAATACAAATTTATTCTAACTCCCTGCGGAGCACTGGCCTCCCTCAGTCCTCTGAGGCTGTGCAGCTTGTTATCCAGAGGGGTGTTGTTCGGACCAT gttatttttgtgtttgcttaCCCAGGGAGCAGGGCAGGCTGCCACCAAATATGCCATTAAGACTCTGACAGTGTGCACTGCTGGCAGTCATTTGGCACGAGAGGAGCTGGTGAAGTCTGATAAAA AACTGTCCATCCTACGTCATCTACTGGGTTCCAGCTGTGATGAGTTGGTGTTAGGAAATGCAGCCCTCTGTTTGGCCAACTGCCTTGAGTTGGAGGGAACTGCCAGCAATCTGCTGGGCACTGatattgtgctgctgctgctgctacccCATGCTGCAGGGGATGCAAAGAAGACGGTTGTGCAGCTAAATGCAGCAGCGATTGCCCAGGTGCCCTCTCAGCCCCACTATGCACACCACACATGCTGCTGA